The Sabethes cyaneus chromosome 1, idSabCyanKW18_F2, whole genome shotgun sequence DNA segment CAGATAAGCTTTTCTTACTACTGAGCTAAATCTTTAGAAAACATGAAGCAAAAGAATAACTAAAACAATCTTGTTTTGAAGACTTAACTTTTCCAGCAGTGGCAAGTGCCTGCATAGTTTTGTCTCCCCGTGACTTTCCTGATTTCGGCAGTAGTGCTAAcgtctcccagttggcttcgaggtatgacgctggtctaataagccagtcgtcgtaggctAGAATCacaactgggagaggctgttagagtcaataggatcgtagcaattggccctgcaattgttctgcactctaacagctgactgcgaagtctgtcgtataaaaacaaggtcaagtttcgataacggaatgtagcacctaggttttgcttttttacgCCAATGTATTGGTACGCGTACGCGTTCTCTAGGGAATACTTAGAATTGTTTTGTAAGAGATGTTAcatagccaactagttttaaatgatgacattttaaaatatttcagaATTTGCAAATTCCACCTAATCTTAGCAAATTGTACCTATCTAAGTTTGATCAGCTCAAATATATCTTTAAACAGTTTTGCGTACACTGAAgtcttttttttacacggtttgtttttttttcgattacaaaagaacggtgcaacttagagACTATTcaaaaactacgtgacgaatgtcggttctctcccaaacgtattgagaaataaatgaatgcttAGCAggttgccccgttcttaataatttaaaaaaaccgtATAAagaaagtacttgagtgtatttaattttgagtaaaaatcgctttttaaatttttctatttGCAAATCTTGTCCGGAAGTTGCTGTTAATAAGAAACCCACTCATCACTCTTGTACAATTGCAACCAATTGCAAAATCTATTGATGAGGATAAACCAAAATCCCTCCAAGTAGGGCGTAACCCCATCTCTTATGAAGAAGATTTTTCTAGCGTCTTTTGATGAAGATTTTTCGAATTAATGATCGAAAGCTTCAGCCTGGAAATATCTGTTGTTTGAGGATTACTATTCTTTTGTTGCAGCGCTGCGGCGGAAGGCTCGGAGGAGGTGACCGCCCTAAACAACGGGCAGCAGCAGCCGGAGGAGGAGCAGCatgtttgcaacatttgtgCCAAAGGCTTCCGCCGGGAGGAATACCTCACAGCCCACATTAAAATCCATACCGACGATCGACCGTTCAAATGTGATCAATGCAACAAAGCGTACACCAGATCCAATTGCCTGGCCAGGCACAAGAGGACTCATgcggaaagaaaaaactttaagTGTGAAGTGTGCAACAGAAGCTTTTCCCTGAAAGGATATTTAGAAGTTCACCGAAAATCGCACGCCACCGATCGACCGTTCGGTTGCTCAATTTGCGGAAAACAGTTTAAGTTTCGTCAACAGCTCACGAGGCACGCTCCCTGTGACACGGATGAACGAATTTTTGAATGCAGCATATGTGGTTCGTCATTCAGATCGTCTCATTCTCTTAAAAATCACCAGAAAACCCACGCATATCTCGAggaaaaaccattcaaatgtgaCGCGTGCGATGCCAGGTTTGTCTTCGAGCACGGGCTTAAGACTCACAAGCAGGTACACTTGGATAACCGAAGTTTCAGATGCCACTGCGGAATGCAATTTCCCTCCGGTATGAGTCTCCGGACGCACAAGTGGACCGCATGCAATGAACGACCGTTCAAGTGTACGCTTTGTAGGAAAGCTTTCATAAGCAGCCAAAATTTTCAAACACATCTCAGGATTCATAGCACCCTCTCGGAACGGCAATGTCCGATTTGTGACAAACCATTCCTGTGGCAGTCCTGTTTGCAAAAGCACATGACGGTGCACACCGGCGAACGACCGTACGAGTGTGACCAGTGCGGTCGTCGCTTTTCACGTCAAAACCAAGCCGCGAAGCATCGAGAACGTCACAGCGTGCACGGGGAACAGAAGGCGTCCCCTGGAGGAGGGTTGATCGATTTAATATAGAGCCACGTTCAGTTAATTTATTTTGTACAACTATGTGGAATCATGAGAAGTATGTAAAAAAAGAATACTTGTATGATAAAAcgcagtgatttttttttttgaaaatacttGTTTCAACGTGCCTCTCAAGTTGAAAGACATTTGACGGTTGAGCAGAGGCATCTCTGGCTGTCTTTGTCTCAATTCCCTATTGTGGTCATCTTGAATCTGAAAATCGTGCGAACATCAATTTGTAATTCTCAGTTCTTCCCATTCCCGATCCtctcatatttatttttttcatctttAGTTGAAAAATACAAAGGAAAACTAAAACTACAAGGTAGACAGccctatatcagatcattagatcaaaaactaatgtaaactgcatttctggcatatgtatatttataagaatctgtgagtgtcattgttcaagcacaaactatacagacactAACTAGTTTGTGGTTTAAGAGAACGTTtcaaaaagaagagcgaaatatctcctcttctgttgggtactcttaccactatccagtccagtccagtattttgaaccaTTGTGGTATGCcctgtttatttcttttactgtacgcttcaagcttatcTATCAGTTATTGCGGAAGTGATGGGCTGGTAGTGAgtgagacaggtgccaatcagggatacCTTGGCTCGTCTGTTGACTCACAACGAGCcagcgtgttgaggatagacgaggaacagGACTGAACCTCGCCGGCAACAGATATTGTTTTCCGGCAGAGAGAGGCTGCTCGGTAAGAAatggtccactgcatcagtgataGGCTTAATGCAGCAATGGTAAATTGCTTTGGAGGGCGGTTCACAGGCTCTCCGGCCTCCACAGGCTCTCtctttatagaaccccctccaccctTTCcttcctcggcacgggtcgcgtcacaccttggattaggggtttatccattcaagtctttacgtaatagccatagataacagctattaaaaccatcctccttttgaGGGCTTTGTTCCCTCTGCTCTAGTTGTCAGTGGCTTCAGGTTCGTTCGAATATGCCTTTACAGTCATACCATTTGCAGtagttttttcaaatttaataaaACTAAATAGTGCTTAAATGACTTCATTTAGTTTTTACGTGTGTATTTTATCAATCGTAAGCTTTCAATGAAATAATGGTACGTCGAATGGTAGGGTTTCCGCATTCAATCTGAAGTTCCGCAGGGAAGTTCTTTAGGACCACTAAACTTATGCCTTCATACTTCAATGATTGTGTGGTTTTTTCCGGCTGTAAGCTCAAATACACTATTCTTATCGTTATTTTCGACCGATAGTTACGTACCCAATAATACAATAATAATGTTCCCGGTGGCACATCTTGAATCATATGCGAAAGTGTACCATTTGTGTAAAAAGCCAATCCTAGCGTCTTTTCCATCCATTTTAGCAATATAGCGTCTTTGGAGCGTTCGTTATTATGAATGCCCCCATAGTCTGAAATTACTAAAAACGGTGGCATACTGTGATGAAAATCAAGGTTGCAGATAGGTGAATATGTTCATGAATATGAACGATAACAGTTATAATAGGAAAATTGCACACAACAATGTTGCGATTGCATGCAATCGGTGTAAATTGTAAACAAGCACCGAACGAGTGAATGTGGTATGATAAATAGGTTGCTTGTAATCTTAGTTACAACATTCGATCAGTTTACGAAGCAAATATTACTGGATGAATTTGTTGACGGATAGCCGGCGATGATGCATTTTGAAGAGCGTTTATGTTATTCTTCGCGAGCAATTTGTGACGAATAACAAATTATATTTGTTGCATGCTTGCTTGCACGAATGACTAGTTGGCTAATTCTTTTCCCATATATTTATGCTACTAAAGTAATTTATATTTCTGTAATTTATACAAGCAAATCAGAAAATTTAtcgaatgaaaaatttttaGATTCATACGGTGATTTGGACTTGTCCGAGCGACTTGTCGAACTTCCATGATTTATTAGCACTCGTTTTTTGCAGTAATTTTACGGGGATATTTTTAAAGcaatgacaaaaaaaactaaGTACGTTTGCTTATTGTGTTCAATAATATCAATTGACCAGGCAGTAAAATAAATACTAAATTTACCGTTAAAGTGCTTcaaaaatttggcaaaaaaacCTAGCTGCAGGTTGTGATTTTTTTGTCTTTACAATAATGAAAGCAAACCCAATTTTATTTAAACATGGAATAATTTTTGCCGCGCCGTTTTAAGCCTTGATAAAGATATTAAAACCAAactatagaaaaacatctttgtGGGGCTGGCGAAATGAgcatttaaaaacaatttaacccattatgacccagcgtatgatatatcatacctcgtcttcaaaacctgtttactactgaatttcaatagttagcattgttaatatatcactacaagagagataagacatcaatctgatgtgtgtgtgatataatttgtcagtttttgtcatttcacctgtattttcaacagtgcaaagttgtgacaaatggcggaaaaaaagttgaaaaaatggcgaaaaaatgtttgtctccaaaacgcatgaaaaagtctacatttagtgacgaaacattacctgacatgtaaattagtatttatatgtaaagtctatcacaaaattcgataagaaatctgtaaaaaactttgtgatttgtttgtttgaaactgagcctataaaatatttaacctgcgatattttggccctgaaagcattccaaatgacgattttgcgtttcccgacacattcgagccataatataatagattacagagtttcacttcatttggtccaaatttaggtatactcgggtcataatgggttaattgtGAAATTTTCTAAGGCCTCCGAAAGTTGGTTTGCAGATTACTTAGGGGCAAAATGCGCATAAGTGTGTACAAAACAAAGTACAACCAAGGGTTAAAATGCGCCATAATCAATGAGCAGAATCCGTTCAGttttagtttaagtttaatgCAAAGTGGCTAGACTCAGAACAGCGTGACCTACCTAATCCTTAAATTTGTTATTCCAGATCCCGGTCCCGACGAGATCTTTTTTCGCTGGAGCGGTCGATGCTAAGATATGGCTTTTTacaaacgttttgacgtttgtcCACTCGCGCGCATGAGCTACTAGATCGACACATGTTTGCCTGCGCTGCAAGCGTGTGCTTAGTTAATTCGTGCTTCTCATGGTGCATTTTAACCCGCCTAGACTTGTTTTAACCGCAtgtgggtgttgtgggttcgaatccggttataatctcagattatagcttggttcgatctagcattgggcgatactgcgaaaagcatcgatattcgaatatcgatacaatttttgtaaaggtatcgatcccgttgaaatatcgggcggcaagtatcgataccagtggtatcgatacactgacaggctgcaacgaaaaccacacttttgtttattattaagcttaattttttagaaaattatatgcgtgtgcttttactactgttgattctctttcgttctcatacgaaatctcgttaggaacgaaataatagctgagtcggactggtcaggcctgcggttttaaactcttttgaccggaaactgcaacgaattgctcaggattgctacaaaatttaatagaaaatctagtggaatgatggaaatgaaaaataaattttaaaaatcggacaaaaagtacaaatccgtttttttaagttggtaaaccgactttttgccagattgatcggtcaccggctttgcaagtgaaaaaccggccgggccgaccagaaatcgaccactcagccaagcgctagcaaatgcttttatattttgcatacggtttatgctccttgatcgaaatgacttacgaagggaaaagtagacctgacttagctagaatgcgtcgttgaatctgcttactcgtatgattgacggcggttgccagagatccctaatttatgaattcatcaaccccttccagttcatctccgtcaaaagttatttcatgcactcagggtttcttcacttaacaatgcagttgcggcttcattgacggtctccaaccacatccatcttcgagtgccaagacagctacctccattgaggaaagcagagcttcactcagcaacttgtgagttgtctaattgcatttgaaattaattttaaaatcggagctggaattgcacttgaaattttacttaaaattgaacctgaaattaaacttgatattgaacttgaaatgggaactgaaatttaacttagaattgagcatggcattatgcttaaaattgaacttcaaattgatattgatgaacaaatgatattggacttcagtttgaatcaatttcaacttgaatctttactttaaattgagctggcagtaagactttaaatttaacttaaaattaaacttgaagtggaacttgaatttggacttcaaatcacacttaaaattggacgcgaagttaaactcaagtttggaccaattcagactagaatatataaattggacttcaaattacacatgaaacaggacttataatgagacatgaaattgaacttgaaataggacataataaagaacttaaaattttactagtaactaatagtgaattggatgtaaaatttgactagaaattatacttacaactttgccagaaattggagttaaatcggacttatacttgaacttgaaataggatttgaaattgaatttgatttttttacatcacccaagaaatccgactttaaattagatttcaaattgaaattgaagttttacttaaaatttgatttaagactggaactgggaatgcatctatttttgcagagtttatttatcgaaaaaaaaattagctgccgcattaattaggtacacctcttattttaatttctacgagttcgaggtggtcggataacatctgcagcagagaaatacgcagaggtattcttgccggaagtcgtgcttgctacggattctacaagaccctaaaatctggcaagcttcatccctgtaccaaatgtaccatgtacaaagcgcaaataagaccgatagtctacgggcacgaaacgtggacaatgctcgacggagactgatcacttttggaagtcgtgtgcttaggatcatctttggtggtgtatgtgagtacggtctatggaggaaaaacatgaaccacaagctggcgcagcttttcggccaacccagcattcagaaagttgctgaggctggaagagtacaatggccgggacatgttgtgagaatgccagaaaacaatcccgtaaaaatgatgtttgcctcgaattcggttggtaccaggcgcagaggtacgcagcgtgcttgacggttagaccatatggagcaagtcctggaaagtgtgggacattcgagaaattggaggcggacagccatggatcgagtttgttggcggaacattgttatgcaggtgaaatcctaatggacatcgcattaggataagtaaagtattttagtttctctagcatttactataaaggtatcgatacaaatatcgtcgttttagcatcgatactggccggtatcgggacgctcagtatcgatccaaaatatcgatatatcggctcaaaagtatcgattttttcgatacagatacagtatcgcccaatgctagttcgatccatgcaccttctagcactggacaaaaggtaggagtcaaaacgactacttgttaagcgtagctaccaataccccccctccctcctctcctttccgctctttcccctccttcactaaaaaaatttaatttctttccccaaccgtcccttcatcaattgtagaaccaccgtttcaaataataatatatgtatgaccgcatatttcaaggtcaaggctaaaaacatgagattagccTATATTTTGTactagttgagtcgagctgttcagtcaagcagtcaagtcgatctgtccaatcaagcagttgagccgagaagtcgaatcgaacagttcagtcgagcaaacaaatcgaacagtctaatcgaccagtccagtcgagccgtctagtcaaccagttgagcaatcgagcagtccagcggtcgactgagaatacaacccattgctacgaaagcatgacgtcctgtcagggagctggttttagttaccgataagcctcttgtgacgtcctgtcagagacctggctgtcggtacagacataagcctcttatataaatagatagttgtaacccgcgtgcgtcgcctcgcgtctaatggatcattgtaggtagcttttgcttgtgcttaccgctagatggacactaaagccccaCGTGACATATTTACActcaatatttacaattttacaataaatttcacgtcgaaatcataggaaaagttatgtgaatattttccatccagctttttCTGTACTATTTAcatgattttcaggtagttcgcacgcatactaaagcgttaacgtgaaaatcagatagatgctattatttttttccaataagtcatctgaaaatcacgtaactgCCTGTACTGCCTgtaatttacgtgatttttcacgtggaaaggacgtgtggattattttgagtgtagagtaaactttaaggctgatacagattacacgtcataatttctggccgttccgttgttgttgatggttgataacggttaatctgaaccggtcttttcaggtggaccaatcagattgcaaggccgtttgacagtcggtcatagacgttcgtcgagagcgtttgacagaacatgtctatgctggagccatctgtgattttttgttagctttttcaatgatccattgagATCAAAtaggaggtacgctatgtaacgctgacgctatgtaactctatgaggtgcaattGGTTTGAGTTTTTGCTTAATgggggcgattattaccacgaaaatacatatcgcgcccctcgttttgggcgacagacataagcctcttatataaatagatagatgTTTGGTTGGACCTTTCGATTGACACCGGAATTCTTGGCGATTCCTGGTTCAGGTTTCTTTGCAGCGTCCTCACCTCTCACCTCTGTCACTCGCAACTTATCCTGAAAAGGTCGCTGGATTGATTCGTGCTTAGATTTaagcattttatattattttggggTTGATTTAAACACTACTATTGGCTAACTAGCTGCTTTTCGAGCAGCTCTAAAAGATGAAACATTTTCCTCGCAGGAAAATCCAAACATCTTCCATTGGAAAGTTGAAgtactgcgtccattattttgaattattgtGATAATCCCCGGTTTTATCTTACGCATAAAGCTTGCTTACCAAAACTTGAAGTGATAGGATAGCAGCCAGCGGGACAGGTGTAAATCAGGAATAACTTATGGTTTATAAAACTAGTTAACCCTGATCGGTGATGCATCACAGGCCTTCGTAGATTCTGAAGATTCGTAGATCTCGAAGATGATATCTGCTTGTACAATGTCATGTCACAAAACCGGTAAACAGGTTGATATCTCTCTTAGTCTAATTGacactcagcaacttttgagtcaAGTCAATACACGACTTTATCATTTTTCTTGATTAATTAGGCAATTGCCATAGCTTTTCGGTTTTCTCATTGTTTCAGCTCACTCCTTCAGCACTCAGTTAGAATTTCCCTCGAATGGATCTGGGTGAATAAATGGAGAGCTAGAGCCGTATCCAGCAGATTGGAGTTCATTTTTTTCTACACCTGTGTAAACTTTATTccataacgaaaaaaaaatcagtcagGAAATAGTCAAATCCTATCGGGAAAAAATCGAGATTTTTTTCAAGCAGTTGTGTTCTTATAATAGGGGTTTTTTTAACGAAAATTactttcaaaagtaaaaagtcgTTATTTAAagtcattttcaaaattcaaaatcgcTGATGGTGGTGCAGCCAATAGGTAAGAAAACTCTAGAATTTGGGGTTTTCAGCCGGGTGTGGCTAATAAAAGTCGAAAATTGAGAGGCGATGCCATTTTCAAAACCTAAACCGAGAGCTTTAGGAAACGTTCAACCACCgtccgccatgttggattcatAAATCACTTAGCGCATTGTCTTCTAACAGTCATCCTCGTTCTACATGGGTACACGGGGTTTAATTCTATAACTATGACTATGCCCAGTGATAATTCCTTCCGTGAACGTATTTTACTCCGAAAGTCTTTCCTTCTCTTCTGTTGCAGTGCCGCGGATAGTTTGGAGCCCACAAACCTCGACGGAGATCGGAAAGACGGTTCAATTCAGTACAGCTGTGACATTTGCGGAAAAGAATACAAACTCAAGAATTCACTTCGCAAGCATCGTAGGGCCCACAAGAGGACTTGTTGCTATCAATGTGACGTTTGCAATATACAGTTAGCCAGCATCGCTTCGTTGAACCAACACAAGACATTTTATTGCAAGGTCCGTGTAAAATGGTGGAAATGTGACGTTTGCAACGTACAGCTAGCCAGTATTGTTGCGTTGAACCAACACAAGAAAAATAATTGCAAGGGTGGTGTAAAAAAGGAATGCCACATTTGCGGAAAGTCCTACGCAACGAATGCTAACCTAGCAGCACACATTGCGTCACACAACAGACACGTCTGTCCAATCTGTGCCGAAGGTTTCAGCTCGGAAAAACATCTTTTGCCTCACATGAAGATACACCGTAATGCGAAATGTAACGCAAATAGCAAAACAGGCTCTGAGACCGGCAAATCCGACTTCCAGAATTACAAATGTGAAATATGCGACAAAGAGTTTGCCCTAAAGCGAAACTTAAGGCAACATCGGAGAACGCACACCATCAGCAGTTGTCACAGTACGGAGCGACCGTTCGGATGCGACACTTGCGGCTCATTCTATAAGTCGGCGTATCATTTGAAAATTCACCAGAAAGCACATGATCCGGTTTGTCCGCACAAGTGTTCCGACTGTGGAAAAGATTTTAGATATCGTCGAGAGCTCGTAAAGCACATGTTATGCCACACCGAAGAGCGAAagttaaataaattttaaataatttcgtcTGATTTATACGTTGTTTGTGTTTGATCAATCGTAATCTTTCAATAAAACGCAATGCTACATCGGATGGTGCGGCTTCCGCCATCAATCTGAAGTTCCCCAGGAAAGTTACTTAGGACCACTAAACTTGAGCACATCAGTCGTTACCGAACATACCGGGAAACGACCGCATGTTTATAATACCGATTGAgagaaaacatatttttaaggcgattttttcatttctccagGAATTCGAACGTCTGGCATATGGGATTGAAAGGGAGGGTTCGTCACTTGAAATCAAAAGACTTCATAGCCAAGAGGCTTTCTTTGAAACGCTAAACTACGAATGGGGCAAAGCTGGTCGAACATTCAAAATACAATTCTTAGTCTTTCGCTTTCAATAGTAGAAACTTTTTTCCATAATATTCGGAAAAATTGACCAAAGGCTCCAAGAATTCCACGGCGTTTTGTATGCGGGCATACAAAAAATGCGATGCCTCCTATTTTCGCAGAAAACTCTaaggacacattccagcgttgcGGGACACCATCCCTACTATGCAAATCAGTGTCTATTTCATCAAACCCCTGGCATTCATGTGGGAAATAAGGTGCTCTTTGATcaattattttacaaggtatttgtcaaaaAAATTGTGAAACAGGAAGCAACTTACACAGtaaaaatgggtgctaattgtatcccgtaacgctggaatgtgtctaaagGACATCATTAAGATCTTTTCTGGAAAAATAGAGGAATTCGAATTTAAGATTTACTTGGACATCTGCTTTAAAAATCATAGCTCTTGAACTCATTCTTGTCCTCTGGTTCAGTGCTCGAGCGACCGTTAAGCGCATGGCTGGACTTTAGATAGAGGGTTCATCACTTTAAAACAAAAGACTTCCTGGCCTCTTCCTGTGTGTATTCCTTGTTGAGATGCAACTTGTGCTGCCTTTTCTGTGCACCGGAGAGCCGCTTGAGCACATCACGAGACTGGTGCCTAATCGTGATTCCGCTGCCAGGCACAAtactatttagaaactattatTTCACT contains these protein-coding regions:
- the LOC128746354 gene encoding zinc finger protein 626-like — translated: MAAILDLSPLPVQASSHPMHYIVLTRAAAEGSEEVTALNNGQQQPEEEQHVCNICAKGFRREEYLTAHIKIHTDDRPFKCDQCNKAYTRSNCLARHKRTHAERKNFKCEVCNRSFSLKGYLEVHRKSHATDRPFGCSICGKQFKFRQQLTRHAPCDTDERIFECSICGSSFRSSHSLKNHQKTHAYLEEKPFKCDACDARFVFEHGLKTHKQVHLDNRSFRCHCGMQFPSGMSLRTHKWTACNERPFKCTLCRKAFISSQNFQTHLRIHSTLSERQCPICDKPFLWQSCLQKHMTVHTGERPYECDQCGRRFSRQNQAAKHRERHSVHGEQKASPGGGLIDLI